AACATATAAAAAGTCGATGCTAAAATCATAAATTTAATTAATGTATTAGATTGTAATTGTTGCCATTCACCCTTCATTGTTAAAAGCATATTAATAGCTGATCCCCATGATGGTAAAATTAAAACAACTGACATAACAGAACCCATAGTTTGCATCCAATCTGGAACAGTTGCATAAATAAGGTGGTGTCCACCAGCCCATAAATAAACAAACATTAATCCCCAGAAAGCTAATATAGATAACTTATATGAATAAACATTTTGTCCTGACTCTTTTGGTAAAAAGTAGTAAATTAAAGCAATAATTGGAACTGTAAATACAAAACCAACCGCATTATGTCCATACCACCATTGCACTAATGCATCATTTGATCCAGAATACATAGAAACAGAATGATACCATTCTCCATATCCAGAATATAATGCAGTAGGAACTTCCATGCTATTAAATAAATGTAACATAGCAACTGCTAAGAATGATGCAATAAAATACCAAATCGAGATATATAATGTTCTCTCTCTTCTTATTCCAATCAATCCGAAAATTCCAACACCCCATAAAACCCACCAAACTGTGATAAGGATATCTATAGGCCACTCTAATTCAGCATACTCTTTTGAAGTTGTAATACCAGCTAATAGTGTAACAACTGCTAAAAGAATTGTAATGAAGAAAAGTAAAAAATGTAATTTACCAATAAACATTAAAAATGGTGATTCTTTCAAAGAAACTTTTAAAACTCTTTGAGAGATGTAATACCATCCTGCAAAAATACCACTCATAGTAAAACCAAACGCAACACCATTTGTGTGTAAAGGTCTTAACCTACTGAAAGTACCGTATTCCCCAGCTAAATCGTTTAACTGTGGGAAAGCCATTTGGAACGCTAGAATAACACCAACCAACATACCAATGATACCAAACAGAATTGTTGCAAATGTAAAGGCTTTTGCAATTGAGTAATCGTACTCGATTTGTGCACCGTTTTGCATCAATCTCCTCCTACTAATTTTTTTATACAAGTCACAGAACTGTCACTTATGAAAAGATACTAACGAATTAGGCATAAATATTAGCTTAAACATTATTTTTTAGTTTAGTAATATTTTTTAAGAATCATTTAATATTACTAAAAGTAACTAATTTGATTATTTAGACTTTTTTAATGAAAAAAGTCTAAAAGAATTGGTAAAATTACCAATTCTTTATTGCTTGTTCTGATTCTCTTTTTAAACTTTTTTCTTTTAAATCAGCTCTTTTATCATAAAGCTTTTTACCTTGTGCAGATGCTATTTGTAATTTAGCAAAATTTTTAGCATTGAAGTACAGTTTTAAGGGAACTACAGTCATTCCTTCTTTAGTTACTTTTTCAAAAAGTTTATCTATTTGTTTTCTATGTAAAAGCAATTTTCTTGGTCTTGTTTCTTCTGGTCTATACATAGCGTGAGTAGTCTCTAAATATGAGATATGCATATTCAAAACAAAGACTTCATTTTTTATAATTCTTATATAAGAATCTTTTAGATTTACTCTTCCTTCTCTTATAGATTTTACTTCACTTCCTAGAAGTTCTATACCTGCTTCAAAACTTTCAAGTATAAAATAATCATGAAATGCCTTTTTATTCTTAAATGTTAAATTAATATTTTTTTCTTTCTTAGCCATTATCTTTCACCTTAAAAAAACTACTTCCACTTCCACTAAAAAACCAATCTTTTTTTGCATAATCTACAAGTTGTGGATAACTTTTCAATGCTGGTTCATATAAATCATTTGCTTCAAATATATTAAACTCTTTTAAAATATCTTTTGAATCCATACTTAAAAGTTTGTTTTTCATTTCACTTGAAATCACTTTATAGAAACTTTCTCTAAATGAAGTAAATATTTTTCCAGTATTACACTCAATTTTAGGAGTTACAACTTCTATATCAAGTGCTTCTTCTTCATACTCTTCAACTATTTCACCAATACCTGTTACATTTGCACTATCATATTCATATACAAAAAATGGAACATCTGCCCCTATTTTGGCCCCTATTTTTGCTAATTTTTCTTTTGAATAGTATAAATTAAATAATTTATTTGCCATTATTAAGAATGTCGCAGCATTTGAACTTCCACCTCCAAGTCCTGCAAACTCTGGAATTCTTTTATCAACTTTAATACTATAAACCCTAAAATAAGCATCTATTTTAGGACAATTATCTCTTAAAGCCAAAAATGCTTTATATATTGTATTTTTTTGTATCTCACATCCAAAGTCACCAATAAGATTAAACTCATTTGTTAAATTTTCAGGAATAAAAGTAATAGTATCATATAAATTTTTTACTCTTACAAATCTAGAGACTAATTCATGGTAGTTATCTCTTTTTCCCGCAATTTTTAAAAAGATATTAACTTTTGCATATGATTTAGCGCTTATATTCATTTATATCATTACCTTGTTTAATATATATTTTACTTCACCATTCATTATTTCGATTATAGAAAAAAAATCATCAAATTTTACTAAATATTTTCCATCTTCTTTTTCATCCAAATATTCACATAAGATTCTTTTACCTTGTTCAAAATATGATTTATCACCACTATAGTTTATCTCTTCTATATCTAAATAATCTAAAGGATTTAAGTCTTTTTCATTTTCATAAAAAAACTCGCCTTCATTTAATCTATTCAAATAAGATAAAGTACCCTTTGAATTCAAATTTTCAAGTAAGATTTGAGCTAAACTTCTTATATAACTTCCCTCACTAACACTTGCTTCAAAAGTAATAAAAGGATGATTGTATGAAATAAACTTTGTGTCAAAAACTTTCATGACACTTTTTTTCATCTCTACATCTTTACCTTCACGGGCTAGAGTGTATGCTCTCTCTCCATCAATTTTTTTAGCAGAAAATTTTGGAGGATAATATTCTATCTCTCTTTGTAAATCATTTAACTCATTTTTGATATCATCAATTCTTAATTCACAGTGTTCATCTATTGAAATGACATTTTCTATATCAAGTGATTCAGAAATAGCCCCCAACCAAATAACTGCTCTATAAGTTTTAGGAGTCTTTTTAAAAAATTGAAAAAGCTTTGAGTATTGCCCAAAAGCAACAATCAAACAGCCTTTTGCAAAAGGATCTAAAGTCCCTGAAAATCCAGCTTTTTTATTTTTGTATTTTCTTTTTATTCTATTTAAATAAGAATTTGAACTCATAAACATGGGTTTATTTACAACAATTAACTTATTTAATGCTTCTTTATTATAAATTCTTTTTTGCATGTAACTCTTAAGCTTTTTCTACAAATGACGAAAGAATATCTCTTTTAGTTCCACCAAAGTTAATAGTAAGCTTAAAGTCTTTTCCAGCTTTTACAGCTTTTTGTACTCTTCCCATCCCAAAAATTTTATGTTGTACTAAATCACCTTTTTTATATGATGATGATTGTTGTTGAATCATTAGTGAACCTTTTATTAGTCCGGATTCTGCTAAAAATCTACTTTTTAATAAAGAAGTTCTTTTTCCTTTGTAAAATCTTGAGTGAACAAAACTACAAGTAAGATTATCCATAGCTCTTGTAAATGCCACATATCCTAACCTTCTCTCTTCTTCTGTATCACTTCCATCTCCGACTATTGGGAAAAAGCCCTCTTCCATACCTATAATAAATAGATTTTTATATTCCAAACCTTTTGAAGCATGAATGCTCATCATTGATATTGCTTCATTTTCAAGTTCAGTGTCTTCACTACCTAAGGCAATTTCACTTAAAAAATTATCCAATTCTAAAAGAGGATTTTGAATAAAATAATCTCTAACATATCCATAAAACTCATCAATATTTGCTTGTCTTTCAAATCCATCTGGAAGATTTTCGAATGAAGCTCTAAAATCAAAAGTATCTTCAAATATATCCAAAAATCTCATTTTAGACTCTTCTAAAGTATCTTTTAAATCTAAAATAGAAGCTAAAAATACTTTTAGTGTTCTTGAATTTTTCTTCCCAACAATAGCACTCAACTCATCAGGTGAAAATTCATCTATTATCTCAAAAATAGGTTTTTTTAGTTCAACTGATTTTGCTTCAAGTTTATCAACTGTAGTTTTTCCTATTCCTCTTTTTGGTTTGTTTATAATTCTTTTAAAAGAAAAATTATCATATGAGTTTGTTATAATTCTAAAATAAGCAATCAAATCCTTTATTTCTGCTCTTTCATAAAACTTCATACCACCTACAAGTTTATAATTTAATCCTGCTTTATTAAAACCTTCTTCTAATGATCTAGAAAGTGCATTAACCCTAAATAATACAGCAATATCTCTACCTTTTATTCCACTATCTAAAAGCTTTTTAACATCTTCAATGATTTTTCTTGTTTCTTCATTTTCATCATGTGATTCGTAAACTCTTACACTATCACCTTTTGATCTTGTTCCTATTAATCTTTTCCCTAATCTATCACGATTGTGTTCTATTAACTGATTTGCATGATCTAGTATTGTATCTGTTGATCTATAATTTTCTTCAAGTTTTACAACTAAAGTATTTTCAAAATGCTCAGTAAAATTTAAAATATTTTTAATAGTTGCACCACGCCATCCATAAATAGATTGGTCATCGTCCCCAACAACACATAAATTACTATGTGTCACACAAAGAAGTCTTAATAGTTTGTATTGTAATTCATTTGTATCTTGATACTCATCTACCATTATATATTGATATTTAGCACTTGTCTCTTTTGCCAATGCTTCATTGTTTGATAGTATTTTATATGGCAATAAGAGTAAATCATCAAAATCAACTAGATTATTTTTTAACAAATAATTCTCATATTTTTCATATACATCTGCTACTTGCTGATAAATTTTAAGTTCAGCTCCAGCTTTCACTTGAGTCGGAGTCAATAGTGTATTTTTATATTTTGATATTTCTGAAACTAGCATAGCAACAGGTATATCTTTTTCTATGGTTCTTAGTATTCTTTTTTTGTCATCTGTATCAATGATTATAAAGTTATTCTTCCTATTTAATTCACTCATATAAAATTTTAAAAAGAGTAAACCAAATTTGTGAAAGGTACAAAGAATTGGAGGAGTATTCATATTTGAGCCAATCATGGCATAAGCTCTCTCTCTCATTTCTGTTGCTGCTTTATTCGTAAAAGTTAGTGTTAAAATTGAAGTAGGATCTATTCCTATTGATATTAAGTACGCTAATCTTGTTGTGATAGTTTTAGTTTTTCCAGAGCCTGCCCCTGCTAAAATTAATAAAGAACCATCTATGTGTTTAGCTGCTTTTTGTTGTGATTCATTTAAAGCTGATAAAAAAATTTCTGACATTTTAACTCCAATTAGCTTTTATTATATCAAAAATAAAATAAAACTATAATCTTTAATATTTATGTTTATAAATAAATGTTATTATAATGTCAATAAAAATTAAAGGTTTTAAATCAATGTTAAATGATTTTGCAAAAGTAAATACATTTTTAACGGTTGTTAGAGAAAAGTCTTTTTCAAAAGCTTCTGCTAAGCTTGGTATTTCACAGCCTGCGGTTACTCAGCAGATGAAATTTATAGAAGAATATTTAGAAGTACAATTACTTGATAGAAAAAAAAATGGTATTAAAGTAACCAAAGAAGGTGAGATGCTTTATAATATCGCTCAAAAAATTGAAAGAACGGTAAGTAATTGCGAAAAAGAGTTATTAAAAATAATGAATAAAGATGTTACATTTATGTTCGGTGCTTCATTTATCATAGGTAACTATATCCTACCACGATTTTTAAATCAACTAAAAAGAGATATCCATAATGATGTGTCTATAAATGTCTCTGTTTCACATAAGACAATAGAAGACTTATTGGATAAAAAAATTGATATTGCTTTAGTTGAAAACTATATTGCAAATGATGATATTATATATAGAGAATGGATGGAAGATGAGATTGTAATATTTTCAAATCAAAAACTTCCATCTCGAGCGAAACCAGAAGATTTACTGTCATACAAATGGGTATGTAGAAACCCTGATTCAAATACAAGAATGATATTTAAAGAAAATCTCGACAAAGCAAACTTTCCTGATTGTGATCAATTTGATGTTACTAGCGAAGTTACAAGTGCTACAACTATTATACAAACTGTTTTACACTCTGAGATTACAGGAACACCAACTGTTTCTATAGTTTCAAGAAATGCTATTGATTCACTTCTTAAATCAAATACCTTATTTGAATCAAGAATAGGTAACAATAGAATGACTAGAAAACTATATATTGCCTATAGAAAAGATAGAAAACATGATGCGTTTATTGAAAATGTAGTTGATTATCTTCTCAAAATTAAAAGTTAATTTGTATCTTAAATAGATACAAATTAATACCTCAATCCCTCTTTTAGTAAAGCTTTTTTTATCTTTTGTATTTGTGCGTGTTTATCTTTACACCATTGTGGAGCCAATAAACTTTCATCAGAAATTCCAGCTGTTATTCTTTGAATAGAGATATTATGAGGAAGCATTTTAATAGATTTTACAACTGTATCTATATATAATTCTTCGCTTATTGGAGTAAATCTTCCTTTTTTATATTCATTTGTTAAAAGTGTATTTTTAACTACATATAAAGGATGGAATTTTATAGAATCAATATCTAACTCAATTGTTTGCCTTAATGTCTCAAGCATCATCTCTTGAGTTTCATTTGGCAATCCATAAATCAAATGTCCACAAACATTCAAGCCTTTTTCTTTTGACTTAGTAATCCACTTTTTGATATTAGAAGAATTATCTCCTCTATTTATCTTTTCTAATGTTTCATTATAAAAAGACTGTATTCCATACTCTATCCAAATCTCTTTTTCTTTTGATAAATTTGCTAAATAATCTAGTATCTCATCAGTAACACAATCAGTTCTTGTACCAATACTTAAACCTATTACATTATCAAAGGACAAAGCTTTGATATAAAGAGCTTTTAAAGTCTCAAAAGGTGCATAAGTATTTGTAAAAGATTGGAAATAAACTATAAATTTTTTTGTACCAAATTTATTGCCAAGCCTTTCTTTTGTGGCATTAAATTGCATTTCTAGTTGTTTTAATTGTCTGTCTAAATAGGGATTTGATGGATTTGATGGATGCAGTTTAAATTTAGCTTTTTTTTCTTGTAAATTGGGAGAAAAAGAGTCGTTTTCACAAAAACTACAACCACCTTTTGCTACAGTTCCATCAATATTTGGACAAGTAAATCCAGATATTGAGATTGGAACTTTATAAATAGTTTCACCAAACTTACTACGGAAATATTTTCCAATAGTAAGTATCTCTTTAAAAGGTCTTTTTTCTTTTACTTTATTATTTTGTAACGAAATAGTCACCATCAAAACTTTCTAATGCATAGTTTCTATCATTTCCAATAGAGTTCTTTAAATCTTCGATTGAAAGATATTCTAAAGTGTCAGCTTGGATATGTTTTCTAATCTCTTCTTTATTCATACGATGAGAAATTAATTCTTCTTTTGTAGGTGTGTCAATTCCATAATAACAAGGAAATTTGATTTCTGGACTTGCAACTCTAAAGTGTACTTCTTTTGCTCCTGCTTCTTTTAGAATTTTTACGATTCTTCTAGATGTAGTTCCTCTTACAATAGAATCATCAATTACAAGTAGAGATTTCCCATCAATTAATGATTTCATAGGAGATAATTTCATCTTAACTTTTAAATCTCTCATCTCTTGTGTTGGTTCAATAAATGTTCTTCCAACATAATGATTTCTTATAATTCCAAGCTCAAAAGGAATTCCACTTTCAGCTGCATAACCAAGAGCTGCTGGAACACCTGAATCAGGTACTGGAATTACCATATCTATTTTGATATTATTACCTCTATCATTGATTGCTAAAGTTTTTCCCATATCTTCTCTTGCTCTATATACACTTTTACCATCAATTACTGAATCTGGTCTTGCAAAATATACATATTCAAAAGCACAAGGTCTATATTCTGGTTCATATAATTGAATTGATTCTGGTTCTTCTATTTTTTCACTAAAAATCAACATTTCACCTGGTCTTACATCTCTAATAAACTCTGCATCAACTAAGTCAAATGCACAAGTTTCACTAGCAACTATATATCCTCCAGATTTTAATTTTCCAATAGATAATGGTCTAATTCCATATCTATCTCTAATAACAAACTGTTTAGAACGAGATTGAATTATAAAACAATATGCCCCAATAGTCTTATCTAAAGCCTCTTTTATTCTATCTCTTAATCTATCTTTAGAATTTTTAGCAATTAAATGAATTAAGTTCTCTGTATCCATTCCTGTTTGAAAAATAGCACCATTATCGATTAAGTCTTGTCTTACATCTTTTTTGTTAATTAGGTTTCCATTATGTACTATTGATATTTCACCTAATTTATATTTTGCAAATACTGGTTGAGCATCTAAAATAGAATCTCCACCTGCAGTTGAATATCTATTATGACCTATTGCCATGTTACCTTTTAGATATTCCAAGGCAGTATTATCAAAAACTTCAGAAACTAAACCTCTGTTTTTAATTGTATAAATTTTACCATCACTTGATGAAGATATTCCTGTTGCTTCTTGCCCTCTATGTTGCATAGAAAATAGAGCCAAAGAGGCTAACCTAGAAGCTTTTTCATTACCAAAAATTCCAACTATTGCGCACATATTATTTCCTTATAGACCTAAACAATCATTTATTGAGTATAAACCAGCTTCTTTATTTACTAGCCATTTAGCAGCTTTTATAGCACCCTTTGAAAAAGTATTTCTAGAAGTTGCTGTATGATTTAATTCAATAAATTCACCATCATTGTATAAGCCAACAGTATGTCGCCCTACAATATCTCCACCTCTTAAACTCATAACTGCAATTTCATCTTTAGATCTTGCACCAATAATACCATCTCTTCCTGAAACTCTTACATCATCAAGATTTAAATCCCTTGCGCTTGCTGCATGTTCTGCAAGTGTTAAAGCTGTACCTGAAGGAGAGTCAACTTTATTTCTATGATGTTGTTCTACAATTTCTATATCAAAATCTTTTAATGTTTTAGAAGCAAGAGTAACAAGTTTATTTAAAACTGCAACTCCTAAACTCATGTTAGTTGCATATAAGATAGGTACTAATTTACTAGCTTCTATAAGTAAATTTTGTTGATGCTTTGAAAATCCAGTAGTTGCAATTACTAAGGGCTTTTTATTCTTTCCTTCAATAACTTCAGTAAGAAGAAGCTCTGTTGCCGCTGGTACTGAGAAATCTATAACAACATCAGAACTTTCTAAAAGTGTATTTATATCATTTGTTACAACTGTCCCTTGAGGAACAGCTTTATTCAATTTATTAGAAACATGACAAGCACTTAATTTAACTTTCTCATCATTTTGTA
This genomic stretch from Arcobacter sp. F2176 harbors:
- a CDS encoding cbb3-type cytochrome c oxidase subunit I, with the protein product MQNGAQIEYDYSIAKAFTFATILFGIIGMLVGVILAFQMAFPQLNDLAGEYGTFSRLRPLHTNGVAFGFTMSGIFAGWYYISQRVLKVSLKESPFLMFIGKLHFLLFFITILLAVVTLLAGITTSKEYAELEWPIDILITVWWVLWGVGIFGLIGIRRERTLYISIWYFIASFLAVAMLHLFNSMEVPTALYSGYGEWYHSVSMYSGSNDALVQWWYGHNAVGFVFTVPIIALIYYFLPKESGQNVYSYKLSILAFWGLMFVYLWAGGHHLIYATVPDWMQTMGSVMSVVLILPSWGSAINMLLTMKGEWQQLQSNTLIKFMILASTFYM
- the smpB gene encoding SsrA-binding protein SmpB; its protein translation is MAKKEKNINLTFKNKKAFHDYFILESFEAGIELLGSEVKSIREGRVNLKDSYIRIIKNEVFVLNMHISYLETTHAMYRPEETRPRKLLLHRKQIDKLFEKVTKEGMTVVPLKLYFNAKNFAKLQIASAQGKKLYDKRADLKEKSLKRESEQAIKNW
- a CDS encoding 4-(cytidine 5'-diphospho)-2-C-methyl-D-erythritol kinase, which codes for MNISAKSYAKVNIFLKIAGKRDNYHELVSRFVRVKNLYDTITFIPENLTNEFNLIGDFGCEIQKNTIYKAFLALRDNCPKIDAYFRVYSIKVDKRIPEFAGLGGGSSNAATFLIMANKLFNLYYSKEKLAKIGAKIGADVPFFVYEYDSANVTGIGEIVEEYEEEALDIEVVTPKIECNTGKIFTSFRESFYKVISSEMKNKLLSMDSKDILKEFNIFEANDLYEPALKSYPQLVDYAKKDWFFSGSGSSFFKVKDNG
- the truB gene encoding tRNA pseudouridine(55) synthase TruB codes for the protein MQKRIYNKEALNKLIVVNKPMFMSSNSYLNRIKRKYKNKKAGFSGTLDPFAKGCLIVAFGQYSKLFQFFKKTPKTYRAVIWLGAISESLDIENVISIDEHCELRIDDIKNELNDLQREIEYYPPKFSAKKIDGERAYTLAREGKDVEMKKSVMKVFDTKFISYNHPFITFEASVSEGSYIRSLAQILLENLNSKGTLSYLNRLNEGEFFYENEKDLNPLDYLDIEEINYSGDKSYFEQGKRILCEYLDEKEDGKYLVKFDDFFSIIEIMNGEVKYILNKVMI
- a CDS encoding ATP-dependent helicase yields the protein MSEIFLSALNESQQKAAKHIDGSLLILAGAGSGKTKTITTRLAYLISIGIDPTSILTLTFTNKAATEMRERAYAMIGSNMNTPPILCTFHKFGLLFLKFYMSELNRKNNFIIIDTDDKKRILRTIEKDIPVAMLVSEISKYKNTLLTPTQVKAGAELKIYQQVADVYEKYENYLLKNNLVDFDDLLLLPYKILSNNEALAKETSAKYQYIMVDEYQDTNELQYKLLRLLCVTHSNLCVVGDDDQSIYGWRGATIKNILNFTEHFENTLVVKLEENYRSTDTILDHANQLIEHNRDRLGKRLIGTRSKGDSVRVYESHDENEETRKIIEDVKKLLDSGIKGRDIAVLFRVNALSRSLEEGFNKAGLNYKLVGGMKFYERAEIKDLIAYFRIITNSYDNFSFKRIINKPKRGIGKTTVDKLEAKSVELKKPIFEIIDEFSPDELSAIVGKKNSRTLKVFLASILDLKDTLEESKMRFLDIFEDTFDFRASFENLPDGFERQANIDEFYGYVRDYFIQNPLLELDNFLSEIALGSEDTELENEAISMMSIHASKGLEYKNLFIIGMEEGFFPIVGDGSDTEEERRLGYVAFTRAMDNLTCSFVHSRFYKGKRTSLLKSRFLAESGLIKGSLMIQQQSSSYKKGDLVQHKIFGMGRVQKAVKAGKDFKLTINFGGTKRDILSSFVEKA
- a CDS encoding LysR family transcriptional regulator, yielding MLNDFAKVNTFLTVVREKSFSKASAKLGISQPAVTQQMKFIEEYLEVQLLDRKKNGIKVTKEGEMLYNIAQKIERTVSNCEKELLKIMNKDVTFMFGASFIIGNYILPRFLNQLKRDIHNDVSINVSVSHKTIEDLLDKKIDIALVENYIANDDIIYREWMEDEIVIFSNQKLPSRAKPEDLLSYKWVCRNPDSNTRMIFKENLDKANFPDCDQFDVTSEVTSATTIIQTVLHSEITGTPTVSIVSRNAIDSLLKSNTLFESRIGNNRMTRKLYIAYRKDRKHDAFIENVVDYLLKIKS
- a CDS encoding TIGR01212 family radical SAM protein (This family includes YhcC from E. coli K-12, an uncharacterized radical SAM protein.), coding for MVTISLQNNKVKEKRPFKEILTIGKYFRSKFGETIYKVPISISGFTCPNIDGTVAKGGCSFCENDSFSPNLQEKKAKFKLHPSNPSNPYLDRQLKQLEMQFNATKERLGNKFGTKKFIVYFQSFTNTYAPFETLKALYIKALSFDNVIGLSIGTRTDCVTDEILDYLANLSKEKEIWIEYGIQSFYNETLEKINRGDNSSNIKKWITKSKEKGLNVCGHLIYGLPNETQEMMLETLRQTIELDIDSIKFHPLYVVKNTLLTNEYKKGRFTPISEELYIDTVVKSIKMLPHNISIQRITAGISDESLLAPQWCKDKHAQIQKIKKALLKEGLRY
- the purF gene encoding amidophosphoribosyltransferase, encoding MCAIVGIFGNEKASRLASLALFSMQHRGQEATGISSSSDGKIYTIKNRGLVSEVFDNTALEYLKGNMAIGHNRYSTAGGDSILDAQPVFAKYKLGEISIVHNGNLINKKDVRQDLIDNGAIFQTGMDTENLIHLIAKNSKDRLRDRIKEALDKTIGAYCFIIQSRSKQFVIRDRYGIRPLSIGKLKSGGYIVASETCAFDLVDAEFIRDVRPGEMLIFSEKIEEPESIQLYEPEYRPCAFEYVYFARPDSVIDGKSVYRAREDMGKTLAINDRGNNIKIDMVIPVPDSGVPAALGYAAESGIPFELGIIRNHYVGRTFIEPTQEMRDLKVKMKLSPMKSLIDGKSLLVIDDSIVRGTTSRRIVKILKEAGAKEVHFRVASPEIKFPCYYGIDTPTKEELISHRMNKEEIRKHIQADTLEYLSIEDLKNSIGNDRNYALESFDGDYFVTK
- the dapB gene encoding 4-hydroxy-tetrahydrodipicolinate reductase — protein: MINVGILGSTGRVGSLLIDDLQNDEKVKLSACHVSNKLNKAVPQGTVVTNDINTLLESSDVVIDFSVPAATELLLTEVIEGKNKKPLVIATTGFSKHQQNLLIEASKLVPILYATNMSLGVAVLNKLVTLASKTLKDFDIEIVEQHHRNKVDSPSGTALTLAEHAASARDLNLDDVRVSGRDGIIGARSKDEIAVMSLRGGDIVGRHTVGLYNDGEFIELNHTATSRNTFSKGAIKAAKWLVNKEAGLYSINDCLGL